One Silurus meridionalis isolate SWU-2019-XX chromosome 10, ASM1480568v1, whole genome shotgun sequence genomic window carries:
- the aqp9a gene encoding LOW QUALITY PROTEIN: aquaporin-9a (The sequence of the model RefSeq protein was modified relative to this genomic sequence to represent the inferred CDS: inserted 1 base in 1 codon) produces MKHHCTLKHDIFKEFLAEFLGTFVLVLFGCGSVAQTVLSRNTMGEPLTIHLGFTTGLMMGVYIAGGVSGGHLNPAVSLAMVILGKLRXWKFPIYVIAQLLGAFAGAAGVFGLYYDAFMEFTSGILSVTGINATGHIFASYPGRHLTILGGFVDQVIGTGVLVLCILAITDKRNIGAPKGVEPLAIGLIILGISISMGMNCGYPLNPARDLGPRLFTAMAGWGMEVFSTADHWWWIPVFGPLIGGITGAVVYFLLIELHHSDPSEKAQQKPEEEEDEEEDEDSSLRDKYEMITMG; encoded by the exons ATGAAGCATCACTGCACTcttaaacatgacatttttaaaGAGTTCCTGGCGGAGTTTCTTGGGACATTTGTGTTGGTG TTGTTTGGCTGTGGCTCTGTAGCTCAGACAGTCCTAAGCAGGAATACAATGGGTGAACCGCTCACTATCCACCTTGGCTTCACCACCGGACTCATGATGGGTGTCTATATTGCTGGTGGGGTTTCAG GAGGACATCTAAACCCAGCAGTTTCCCTGGCCATGGTCATACTGGGTAAACTAA TCTGGAAGTTTCCAATTTATGTCATTGCACAGCTACTGGGAGCCTTTGCTGGAGCTGCTGGAGTGTTTGGACTGTATTATG ATGCATTTATGGAATTTACCAGTGGAATTCTGTCAGTAACAGGAATTAATGCCACAGGACACATTTTTGCTTCTTACCCTGGACGACATCTCACAATACTTGGAGGGTTTGTGGATCAG GTGATTGGAACAGGCGTGCTGGTGCTGTGTATTCTGGCTATAACTGATAAAAGGAATATTGGCGCTCCTAAAGGAGTAGAGCCTCTGGCCATTGGTCTGATTATCCTGGGTATCAGTATATCCATGGGCATGAACTGTGGATACCCATTGAACCCTGCCAGAGACCTTGGTCCCCGACTCTTCACTGCTATGGCTGGTTGGGGCATGGAGGTGTTCAG CACTGCAGATCACTGGTGGTGGATCCCAGTGTTCGGGCCTTTGATAGGAGGCATCACGGGTGCTGTAGTGTACTTCCTCCTGATCGAGCTGCACCACTCTGACCCCTCAGAGAAAGCACAGCAAAAGCCtgaggaagaagaggatgaagaagaggatgaggacAGTAGCCTGAGGGACAAATATGAAATGATAACTATGGGCTAA